A part of Terriglobus roseus genomic DNA contains:
- a CDS encoding DUF418 domain-containing protein, with product MATSSLAFDESALPAGVAEELAGPPEPSLGPVSRQERIGALDVLRGFSLMGILIMNVTDFAYGYTNYLVPLSMLSPVFNGPHAKANTVAWMLRWVLAEGKMRAMFSMLFGAGAVLLTERAERRGGGDRVADIYLRRNMWLVLFGMLHALLIWNGDILFWYGITGLIFLYPMRHLKSKTLRRTAGWLLLVWVLAAGIGRSVGAYYTNKGGVDAIAKVHAGKTLTEKERKDIVEKVSQDKDWSRLRVDTEKDIADHKSYAKALAADAKDAIKSEQAIQFAFPDVLIFMLLGMALYKNGFLTGEQPTKVYVWTAVIGYAISLPLGAAGAIIAWKSGFEIVKSTIWLFAPYDVCRVSGALANAALILLIVRAGALRWATKAVANVGQMALSNYLATSVICRFLFVWGPTHWYGYMTYYKVYYVMAGVWAFNLIFSAIWLRYFQFGPVEWAWRSLTYWHRQPMKLRVASAETAAA from the coding sequence ATGGCGACTTCGTCTCTCGCGTTTGATGAATCAGCACTGCCTGCTGGCGTTGCGGAAGAGCTGGCTGGGCCGCCCGAACCATCGCTGGGCCCGGTATCTCGTCAAGAGCGCATTGGTGCGTTGGATGTGCTGCGCGGATTTTCGCTGATGGGCATCCTGATCATGAACGTCACGGATTTTGCCTATGGCTATACCAACTACCTGGTGCCGTTGAGCATGCTTTCGCCTGTGTTTAATGGGCCACATGCAAAGGCAAATACTGTTGCGTGGATGTTGCGCTGGGTGCTGGCTGAAGGCAAGATGCGCGCAATGTTCAGCATGTTGTTTGGCGCAGGCGCGGTCTTGTTGACGGAGCGAGCGGAACGGCGCGGTGGCGGCGATCGTGTGGCGGACATCTATCTTCGTCGCAATATGTGGCTTGTGTTGTTCGGCATGCTGCATGCGCTTCTGATTTGGAATGGCGACATTCTTTTCTGGTACGGCATTACGGGTTTGATCTTCCTGTACCCCATGCGCCACTTGAAGTCCAAGACGCTGCGAAGGACCGCGGGATGGTTGCTGCTGGTGTGGGTACTGGCTGCGGGGATTGGGCGTAGTGTGGGCGCGTATTACACGAACAAGGGTGGCGTTGATGCCATTGCCAAGGTGCATGCTGGCAAGACGCTGACGGAGAAGGAACGCAAAGACATTGTGGAGAAGGTGTCGCAGGACAAGGACTGGAGCCGTCTGCGCGTGGATACAGAAAAAGATATTGCCGATCACAAGAGCTATGCCAAAGCGCTGGCTGCTGATGCGAAAGACGCGATCAAGTCAGAGCAGGCGATTCAGTTTGCGTTTCCGGATGTGCTGATCTTCATGCTGCTGGGCATGGCGCTGTACAAGAATGGATTTCTTACTGGCGAGCAACCCACGAAGGTGTACGTGTGGACTGCGGTGATCGGCTATGCGATTTCATTGCCGCTGGGTGCGGCCGGGGCGATCATTGCGTGGAAGAGCGGTTTTGAGATTGTGAAGTCTACGATCTGGCTTTTTGCTCCCTACGATGTTTGTCGTGTGAGCGGTGCGCTGGCGAATGCCGCGTTGATTCTGTTGATTGTGCGTGCCGGTGCTTTGCGTTGGGCTACGAAGGCTGTTGCCAACGTGGGGCAGATGGCTTTGTCGAACTACCTGGCGACCAGTGTGATCTGCCGCTTCCTGTTTGTGTGGGGGCCAACGCACTGGTACGGCTACATGACGTACTACAAGGTGTATTACGTGATGGCGGGAGTTTGGGCGTTCAACCTGATCTTCAGCGCCATCTGGCTGCGCTACTTCCAGTTTGGTCCCGTGGAGTGGGCGTGGCGTTCGCTTACGTACTGGCATCGCCAGCCGATGAAGCTGCGTGTGGCGTCTGCGGAGACGGCCGCGGCTTAG
- a CDS encoding DHA2 family efflux MFS transporter permease subunit: protein MANTSKRVEDPSTLRGHALAVALLAAGALFMENLDATIIATGLPTMARDFGTSAIAVNVGITAYLLTLAIFIPVSGWVATRFGERRVFTSAILIFTCASALCGLSHTLPLFTASRVLQGIGGSMMVPVGRLMVLRASTKAQLMKAIAYTIWPALVAPILGPPLGGWILSFTTWPWMFLLNVPIGVVLFALALKLVPKDRETVRESFDLPGFLLAGSASFCLMYLLESLEVQHAPGMQAAVLLVLTIVLSGALVWWLRRAEKPLFSLEVFRIETFRVSNGAGSLFRMAVFSVPFLLPLLFQEAFGLNPLESGSLTMAVFAGNLAMKPLTGPLLRRYGFRTVLLWNGTLTAVALVACGWLHANTPKVITLLVLFAGGLGRSMELTALTTMGFADLPEKLKNSGTTLATTINQMTTSLGVAVSALALHGSALMRGGASAFDFRVAFCVMAGLAALSLPSYWTMHPAAGAAVSGNLIRQEREATPAEG, encoded by the coding sequence TTGGCGAACACTTCAAAGAGAGTCGAAGACCCGTCCACGCTTCGTGGTCATGCGCTGGCTGTTGCGTTGCTGGCAGCAGGTGCGCTGTTTATGGAGAACCTGGATGCGACGATTATCGCGACCGGGTTGCCAACGATGGCGCGTGACTTCGGCACGTCTGCCATTGCTGTGAATGTTGGTATTACGGCATACCTGTTGACACTGGCGATTTTCATCCCGGTGAGCGGGTGGGTAGCAACGCGGTTTGGCGAGCGGCGCGTTTTTACATCGGCCATTCTGATCTTTACCTGCGCCTCTGCTTTGTGTGGGCTTAGCCATACGCTGCCGTTGTTTACTGCTTCGCGCGTGTTGCAGGGTATTGGCGGGTCGATGATGGTGCCCGTTGGGCGGTTGATGGTGCTGCGCGCTTCCACTAAGGCGCAATTGATGAAGGCGATTGCTTATACGATCTGGCCTGCATTGGTGGCACCGATCCTTGGCCCTCCGTTGGGTGGATGGATTCTGTCGTTTACGACGTGGCCGTGGATGTTTCTGCTGAACGTGCCGATTGGTGTGGTGCTGTTTGCGTTGGCGCTGAAGCTGGTTCCGAAGGATCGCGAGACGGTTCGTGAGAGTTTTGATCTACCCGGGTTTCTGCTGGCGGGGTCCGCTTCCTTCTGCCTGATGTACCTGCTGGAGTCGCTGGAAGTGCAGCATGCTCCGGGGATGCAGGCGGCGGTGCTGCTGGTGCTGACTATTGTGTTGTCAGGGGCATTGGTGTGGTGGCTGCGTCGTGCTGAAAAGCCACTGTTTTCACTGGAAGTGTTTCGTATTGAGACATTCCGCGTGTCGAATGGCGCTGGATCACTGTTCCGGATGGCAGTGTTTTCCGTACCGTTCCTGTTGCCGCTGTTGTTTCAGGAGGCATTCGGTCTGAATCCGCTGGAGTCGGGATCGTTGACGATGGCGGTGTTTGCGGGGAATCTTGCAATGAAACCGCTGACTGGGCCACTGCTTCGTCGTTATGGCTTTCGGACGGTTTTGCTGTGGAATGGGACGTTGACTGCGGTGGCGCTGGTGGCTTGCGGATGGCTTCATGCAAACACGCCGAAGGTGATCACGCTGCTTGTCCTGTTTGCGGGAGGACTTGGCCGGTCGATGGAATTGACTGCATTGACGACCATGGGATTCGCGGACCTTCCGGAGAAGCTGAAGAACAGCGGCACCACGCTGGCTACGACGATTAACCAGATGACGACGAGCCTTGGTGTGGCTGTTTCTGCACTGGCTCTGCACGGAAGCGCACTGATGCGTGGTGGTGCGAGTGCCTTTGATTTTCGCGTGGCGTTTTGTGTGATGGCGGGCTTGGCAGCGTTGAGTTTGCCTTCGTACTGGACGATGCATCCTGCGGCGGGTGCGGCAGTGAGCGGAAACCTGATTCGGCAGGAACGGGAAGCGACGCCCGCGGAGGGTTAG
- a CDS encoding HAD hydrolase-like protein yields MPEETSGELRCDLLVFDLDGTLIDSEQDLAASVNATLAFLGREQLPPHRIAEFIGDGAAMLVRRALEATGGMDEVAFAQAIPFFLDYYRAHNLDFTYVYPGVISELRKIRAAAPSLPMAILTNKPYRPSRVICSGLGLSEFFFANYGGDSFPTKKPDPEGMQALMEEASRMLGRPVSPQRTVLVGDSHVDVATARNAGVLCLGCSYGLAPQKLREAGPDAMVDSPTKWLDALQALLP; encoded by the coding sequence ATGCCTGAGGAAACCAGCGGCGAATTGCGCTGCGATCTTCTCGTCTTCGATCTCGATGGGACCCTGATTGACTCGGAGCAAGACTTAGCAGCGTCGGTCAATGCAACCCTCGCCTTCCTGGGCCGCGAACAACTTCCACCCCACCGCATCGCAGAGTTCATCGGCGATGGCGCTGCCATGCTCGTCCGCCGTGCCTTAGAAGCAACCGGGGGCATGGACGAAGTAGCTTTCGCGCAAGCGATTCCCTTCTTCCTGGACTATTACCGCGCGCATAATCTCGACTTCACCTACGTCTATCCTGGCGTGATCAGTGAACTTCGCAAGATTCGTGCGGCTGCGCCATCTCTTCCGATGGCGATTCTTACCAACAAGCCATATCGCCCATCGCGCGTCATCTGTTCTGGTCTCGGACTGTCCGAGTTTTTCTTTGCCAATTACGGCGGCGACAGCTTCCCAACCAAGAAGCCCGATCCCGAAGGCATGCAGGCATTGATGGAAGAAGCATCCCGAATGCTGGGCCGCCCGGTATCCCCACAACGAACCGTTCTGGTAGGCGACTCCCACGTAGACGTTGCCACTGCACGCAACGCCGGCGTCCTCTGCCTCGGATGCAGTTACGGCTTGGCACCTCAAAAACTTCGTGAAGCGGGCCCGGATGCCATGGTGGATAGCCCCACCAAATGGCTCGACGCCCTGCAGGCGCTTCTACCCTAA
- the lexA gene encoding transcriptional repressor LexA, translating to MAITRRQKEVLDFLSGFTQRKGYSPSYEEIAAGLGLNSLATVHKHITNLHNKGLLQRAHNRSRSIDVLSPRNSRKGNERLPLMGRIAAGRPVEAIETAESISLSEIIGNREVFALEVRGDSMRDEHIVNGDYVLVERTNTAREGEIVVALVDGSDATLKRYYKEGNLIRLQPSNNEMAPIFAPADRVAIQGKVLGMLRKYA from the coding sequence ATGGCGATTACGCGGCGACAAAAAGAGGTTTTGGACTTCCTCTCCGGCTTTACCCAGCGCAAGGGATACTCCCCTTCCTATGAAGAAATTGCGGCTGGTCTTGGCCTGAATTCGCTTGCCACGGTGCACAAACACATCACAAATCTGCACAACAAAGGCCTCCTGCAGCGCGCTCATAATCGCAGCCGCTCCATCGATGTTCTCTCTCCAAGGAACTCACGCAAGGGGAACGAGCGTCTGCCCCTCATGGGCAGAATCGCCGCTGGCCGGCCCGTGGAAGCCATTGAAACTGCGGAATCCATCTCCCTTTCTGAGATCATCGGCAACCGCGAAGTCTTCGCCCTTGAAGTTCGTGGCGACAGCATGCGCGACGAACACATCGTCAACGGCGACTATGTCTTGGTAGAGCGCACCAATACAGCGCGTGAAGGTGAGATTGTCGTTGCGCTCGTAGACGGTTCCGACGCCACGCTGAAGCGCTATTACAAGGAAGGCAACCTGATCCGCCTACAGCCTTCCAACAATGAGATGGCCCCCATCTTCGCTCCGGCGGACCGTGTTGCGATCCAGGGTAAGGTCCTCGGCATGTTGCGCAAGTATGCCTGA
- a CDS encoding response regulator transcription factor: MRVMVAEDDGALSVFLKKALELEGNTVRLVTDGAGVLEGIEEDMPDLLVLDLGLPRMDGVDVLRALHGQIDLMSVLVLSGRSQLSEKIECLNLGADDYLLKPFSMYELLARCKAIGRRRMGSSAGLLQCAGLRMDRIKRSVSYHEELLDFTSKEFTLLEYLLLQKGRAVSRRELLQNVWQMSPDAGTNVVDVYVNYLRRKLSAVGASGLVQTMRGEGYGIAAKQNDGLPRFATMPIDARYQTALEVA, from the coding sequence ATGAGAGTGATGGTGGCAGAGGATGATGGGGCACTTTCTGTGTTTCTTAAGAAAGCGCTTGAATTGGAAGGGAATACGGTTCGCCTAGTAACAGATGGGGCCGGCGTATTAGAGGGCATTGAGGAAGACATGCCTGACCTGTTGGTGCTGGATCTGGGGCTTCCGCGGATGGATGGCGTGGATGTGCTGCGAGCACTGCACGGTCAGATCGACCTAATGTCCGTCCTGGTGTTGTCAGGTCGTTCGCAGCTTTCGGAAAAGATTGAATGTTTGAACCTGGGCGCGGATGACTATCTGTTGAAGCCGTTTTCCATGTATGAGTTGCTGGCACGTTGTAAGGCGATTGGTCGGCGGCGTATGGGATCCTCTGCTGGTTTGTTGCAATGCGCGGGATTGCGTATGGACCGCATTAAACGCAGTGTTTCCTATCACGAAGAGTTGCTGGACTTCACCTCAAAGGAATTTACGTTGCTGGAGTACCTGCTGCTGCAGAAGGGACGCGCTGTATCTCGTCGTGAACTCCTGCAGAATGTGTGGCAGATGTCGCCGGACGCCGGAACGAATGTGGTGGATGTTTATGTGAACTATCTCCGCCGTAAGCTGAGCGCAGTGGGCGCGTCGGGTTTGGTGCAGACGATGCGTGGCGAGGGATATGGCATTGCCGCGAAACAGAACGACGGTTTGCCGCGATTCGCAACCATGCCTATTGACGCTCGTTATCAAACGGCGTTGGAGGTTGCATGA
- a CDS encoding sigma-54 dependent transcriptional regulator — protein sequence MNSVVAASVQQRSVVLVTPDTELRHKLSSLLSDMRWQVFPASGGAEAMMHLGSLEPEAMIVDHWLPDLDASEFAEYAATVCPATDMLQMDGSCNGSKVRSARRNELLHALREAQECCVERTPATGGFDGAAWLHAPVTVPFAAPMAVVKEALPEVAEEVKMHLPEFVGDALKMRELAQQIRLVAPHATANVLVLGETGTGKELVAKAVHRLSPRAGKPFVVLNCAAIPEHLLEAELFGHTRGAFTGAVSSRMGRIEAAHGGTLFLDEIGEMPLPLQAKMLRFLENGEIQKVGENEPIRVDVRIVAATHQPLEELARDRRFRPDLYYRLAVFPVEIPALRERREDIPMLVEHTLRKLGDSMPRKSISSEALSLLMELDWAGNVRELCHMVHRAVILCGEEAGIRPEHILLPGRFSAMQH from the coding sequence ATGAATTCAGTCGTGGCGGCGTCTGTTCAGCAACGTTCTGTGGTGTTGGTCACTCCGGATACGGAGTTGCGGCATAAGCTTTCCTCTTTGCTTTCAGATATGCGTTGGCAGGTCTTTCCAGCTTCCGGAGGGGCTGAGGCGATGATGCATCTCGGCAGCCTGGAGCCCGAGGCCATGATTGTGGATCACTGGCTTCCGGACCTGGATGCGTCGGAGTTTGCTGAGTATGCGGCGACGGTTTGTCCTGCGACGGATATGTTGCAAATGGATGGTAGTTGCAACGGTTCTAAAGTGCGCAGCGCGCGGCGTAACGAGCTTCTTCATGCGTTGCGAGAGGCGCAAGAATGCTGCGTGGAGAGAACACCTGCAACCGGTGGATTTGATGGTGCGGCCTGGCTTCATGCGCCTGTTACGGTGCCCTTTGCTGCGCCGATGGCGGTGGTGAAAGAAGCGCTTCCTGAGGTTGCTGAAGAGGTCAAGATGCATCTTCCGGAGTTTGTTGGAGACGCTTTGAAGATGCGGGAGTTGGCGCAGCAGATCCGCTTGGTCGCCCCACATGCAACTGCGAATGTTCTTGTGTTGGGAGAAACGGGAACAGGAAAAGAGTTGGTTGCAAAGGCCGTGCACCGGTTGAGCCCTCGTGCAGGAAAGCCGTTTGTTGTGTTGAACTGTGCGGCAATTCCGGAACACCTGTTGGAAGCTGAGTTGTTTGGCCATACGCGCGGAGCGTTTACAGGGGCGGTTTCTTCGCGCATGGGGCGCATAGAAGCTGCGCATGGTGGAACGCTTTTTCTGGATGAAATTGGAGAGATGCCGCTGCCGTTACAGGCGAAGATGCTGCGGTTTCTGGAGAACGGCGAGATTCAGAAGGTGGGTGAAAACGAGCCTATCCGTGTGGATGTGCGCATTGTTGCGGCGACGCATCAGCCTTTGGAAGAACTCGCTCGTGATCGGCGGTTCCGACCGGATTTGTATTATCGGCTTGCTGTATTTCCCGTGGAGATCCCGGCATTGCGGGAGAGGCGTGAAGATATCCCCATGCTGGTGGAACACACATTGCGCAAGCTTGGCGATAGCATGCCTCGTAAATCGATCAGCAGCGAAGCTCTTTCGCTATTGATGGAGCTTGACTGGGCAGGCAATGTTCGTGAGCTTTGCCACATGGTCCATCGCGCAGTGATTCTCTGCGGCGAGGAAGCGGGTATTCGGCCAGAACATATTCTGCTGCCGGGACGTTTCTCGGCGATGCAACATTAG
- the flgK gene encoding flagellar hook-associated protein FlgK, with product MLEMPTADALERYLTLTTQQMKLTATNMANQNTDGYTRRVASFSNNDTVNVNGISTSSGVSATVTAQRDRVLQRSLQQATEASSASSARTTALDNLQSLFMIDSSGDDASGIGAAISNFFNSMTSLGSSPSDTNTRQTAYTAAQALVTTMNRTASQLSSQTSSLNQQIGTSVDQVNSLLTNIASLNKQIQQSGGQDTDGLQDQRDQAVLSLAKLVDVNTVTATDGTVNLSLSDGTPLLSGTQAMNLSTATVSGNLHILSNGNDVTSSVLSGSIGGLLQVRDQDIPAVQQQLDAVAVAISSAVNAQNAAGTDANGNAGGDVFSGNTAATLSMAISSGGGIAASSDGSNATAIGAVASQAIVGSMTASGAFSTMITSLGQTVSGASTTKSANDAVLTQTSTQVANVSGVSLDTEAANLTQYQRSYEAAAKVLSIANELMAQAINLGQQTTVS from the coding sequence ATGCTTGAGATGCCAACAGCCGATGCACTGGAGCGCTATCTGACGCTGACCACGCAGCAGATGAAGTTGACTGCGACGAATATGGCGAATCAAAATACCGATGGCTACACGCGCCGTGTTGCGAGTTTTTCCAATAACGATACCGTGAATGTGAACGGTATTTCGACCAGTTCCGGCGTGTCAGCGACTGTTACAGCACAGCGGGACCGTGTTCTGCAGCGATCTTTGCAGCAGGCGACAGAGGCTTCAAGCGCCAGCAGCGCACGGACCACGGCGCTTGATAATCTGCAATCGTTATTCATGATCGATAGCTCTGGTGATGATGCGTCTGGAATCGGCGCAGCAATCAGCAACTTCTTTAACAGCATGACCTCACTTGGGTCGTCGCCTTCAGATACCAATACGCGGCAGACGGCGTATACCGCTGCGCAAGCGCTAGTGACGACGATGAACCGCACGGCGTCGCAACTTTCTTCACAGACGTCATCGCTCAATCAGCAGATTGGCACGTCTGTGGACCAGGTCAACAGCCTGCTCACGAATATTGCGTCCTTGAACAAGCAGATTCAGCAATCGGGTGGTCAGGATACGGATGGTTTGCAGGACCAGCGTGACCAGGCTGTTCTCTCGCTAGCAAAACTGGTGGATGTGAATACGGTCACGGCAACCGATGGAACAGTGAATCTGTCATTGTCCGATGGGACGCCTCTGTTAAGCGGAACGCAGGCGATGAACCTGAGCACGGCTACCGTCAGTGGCAACTTGCACATTCTTTCGAACGGAAACGATGTAACGAGTTCTGTTTTGTCAGGGAGTATCGGCGGCTTGCTGCAGGTTCGCGATCAGGATATTCCTGCGGTGCAGCAACAACTGGATGCGGTCGCCGTTGCGATTTCATCTGCAGTGAATGCCCAAAATGCCGCAGGGACTGATGCCAATGGAAATGCTGGAGGCGACGTCTTTTCTGGCAACACGGCTGCAACGCTGAGTATGGCTATCAGCAGTGGTGGCGGCATTGCCGCATCGTCGGATGGAAGCAACGCTACAGCGATTGGGGCTGTGGCATCGCAGGCAATTGTGGGATCGATGACCGCGTCTGGAGCTTTTTCCACGATGATCACATCGTTGGGGCAAACGGTTTCCGGTGCCAGTACTACAAAGTCCGCGAACGATGCCGTGCTGACACAAACCTCAACGCAAGTCGCGAATGTGTCGGGTGTCTCGTTGGATACGGAAGCCGCAAATCTTACACAGTATCAACGTTCGTATGAGGCGGCGGCAAAGGTGCTGTCGATTGCGAATGAGCTAATGGCGCAGGCGATCAATCTTGGCCAGCAAACGACGGTGTCGTAA
- a CDS encoding flagellin yields the protein MLNSTTSLQQMLASLSNLSDQQTRISQEMSSGLRITSLGDDPVASGQAVTMADALRQDAAFLSTASSATNRMQTADTALGSVVSQLTSAISTATGAFNDTGNATTRATAAQSLTSIRDTIVSLANSSYGGAYLFSGSSAVTPFTEDASGNVTYTGNTDVTSVGLTSGGTVTTSLTGSDVFTASGASVFDALNNIITALQSGTTTDATSLVGGLRDALNNVISQRSTLNSAQSRISGESDYITAQKTNLQAQQSTLLSADTATLATELSAVTTQRSALLSTIAAVQKGSLFDYL from the coding sequence ATGTTGAATAGCACCACCTCACTACAGCAAATGCTTGCGTCGCTCTCGAATCTGTCGGATCAGCAAACGCGCATCTCGCAGGAGATGTCTTCTGGCCTGCGCATCACTTCATTGGGGGATGACCCAGTGGCGTCGGGGCAGGCGGTGACTATGGCTGATGCATTGCGCCAGGATGCGGCCTTCTTGTCGACTGCCAGTAGTGCAACCAATCGCATGCAGACCGCGGACACTGCTTTGGGTTCTGTCGTGTCGCAGTTAACGTCGGCTATCAGCACCGCGACGGGAGCGTTTAATGACACAGGAAACGCGACGACCCGTGCGACTGCTGCGCAATCTCTGACGTCTATTCGTGACACGATCGTCTCGCTTGCGAATAGCAGCTATGGCGGGGCTTATTTGTTCTCTGGATCTTCGGCCGTGACTCCGTTTACGGAAGATGCGTCTGGGAATGTGACCTATACCGGCAATACAGACGTTACGAGTGTTGGGTTGACGTCAGGTGGCACAGTAACTACGTCTCTTACCGGGAGTGATGTTTTTACGGCATCGGGAGCATCGGTCTTTGATGCTTTGAATAACATCATCACCGCGTTGCAGAGTGGAACAACAACGGATGCTACATCACTTGTGGGTGGATTGCGGGATGCGTTGAATAATGTCATCTCGCAGCGTTCGACTTTGAATTCGGCCCAAAGCCGTATTTCGGGTGAGAGCGACTACATCACTGCGCAAAAGACCAACCTTCAGGCACAACAATCCACGCTGTTGTCTGCCGATACAGCGACGCTCGCGACGGAGCTTTCGGCGGTGACAACGCAGCGCTCCGCGTTGTTGAGCACGATTGCAGCCGTGCAAAAGGGAAGCCTCTTCGACTACCTGTAG
- a CDS encoding endo-1,4-beta-xylanase — MPDSRSFSRRELLQGASVVATSAAMTTLTGCGPKRMSGSAHGLPGVDVSGPHSLKAHAMDARMLFGFAVNIQKLRDDAGYRALVEQQCSIIVAENAMKWQALRPAIDQFSFADADALVEFASRRHIRLRGHNLCWHEALPEWFSRQVTAVNARQLLREHIRTVAGRYAGRMHSWDVVNEAIEVKDGRPDGLRNTPWLQLIGTDYIEMAFRVARDADPSALLTYNEYGIEQETQEAAMKRAAVLLMLRRLKQRNVPLDAVGIQSHLQAQPAYGYGAGLRRFVQDCREIGLEVFVTELDVNDRTLPSDVSARDIGVASRYRSYLDLLLPERNVTAVLTWGVSDDGTWLNNGKDRAREDGLPQRPLLFDDHLRAKPAFVAVRDAFDARRQTGALRSTPTQQKPLPKL, encoded by the coding sequence ATGCCTGATTCGCGTTCATTCAGTCGCAGAGAGTTGCTGCAGGGAGCTTCGGTGGTTGCGACCTCTGCAGCTATGACGACGTTGACTGGATGCGGCCCGAAGCGGATGTCGGGCTCCGCGCATGGATTACCGGGAGTGGACGTCAGCGGGCCTCACTCGTTGAAGGCACATGCGATGGATGCGCGAATGCTCTTTGGCTTCGCCGTCAACATTCAGAAGTTGCGTGACGATGCTGGGTATCGCGCTCTGGTAGAGCAGCAGTGCAGCATTATCGTCGCGGAAAATGCGATGAAATGGCAGGCGCTGCGGCCAGCAATCGATCAGTTTTCTTTCGCAGACGCGGATGCGTTGGTGGAATTTGCCTCCCGCCGTCACATCCGTCTCCGCGGGCATAACCTCTGCTGGCATGAGGCATTGCCGGAGTGGTTTTCCAGACAAGTGACGGCGGTGAATGCGCGCCAGTTGCTGCGGGAGCATATCCGCACTGTGGCTGGTCGCTACGCCGGGCGGATGCATTCGTGGGATGTGGTGAACGAGGCGATCGAGGTGAAAGATGGTCGTCCCGACGGCCTTCGGAACACACCCTGGCTGCAGCTGATCGGCACTGACTACATCGAGATGGCATTTCGGGTGGCGCGCGATGCCGACCCGTCGGCGTTACTGACGTACAACGAGTACGGGATAGAGCAGGAAACGCAGGAAGCCGCTATGAAGCGGGCTGCGGTGCTTTTGATGTTACGGCGGTTAAAGCAACGCAATGTGCCGTTGGACGCGGTTGGTATTCAATCCCACTTACAAGCGCAACCCGCGTACGGTTACGGGGCTGGTTTGCGGCGGTTTGTGCAGGATTGTCGTGAGATTGGTCTAGAAGTCTTTGTTACGGAACTGGATGTGAACGACCGCACTTTGCCTTCGGACGTTTCGGCGCGGGATATTGGGGTGGCTAGTCGTTATCGCAGCTATCTGGATCTGTTATTGCCGGAAAGAAACGTGACGGCTGTATTGACGTGGGGCGTTTCGGATGACGGAACATGGTTAAACAACGGCAAGGATCGGGCGAGGGAAGATGGCTTACCCCAACGTCCTCTGCTATTTGACGATCATCTGCGCGCCAAACCGGCATTTGTAGCTGTTCGGGATGCTTTTGATGCACGGCGGCAGACGGGTGCCTTGCGGAGTACCCCAACACAGCAGAAACCACTGCCGAAACTGTAG
- the rpsO gene encoding 30S ribosomal protein S15: MLATVKKNEIISKYRVHDTDTGSPEVQIAILSERIGQLTEHFKTHKKDHGSRRGLLMLVSKRRSLLDYLKKNDSDRYREVIAKLGIRK; encoded by the coding sequence GTGTTGGCAACAGTTAAAAAGAACGAGATTATCAGCAAGTATCGTGTGCACGATACCGATACCGGCAGCCCCGAAGTGCAGATCGCTATTCTGAGCGAGCGCATCGGCCAGTTGACCGAGCACTTCAAGACGCACAAGAAGGACCATGGTTCGCGCCGCGGCCTGCTGATGCTGGTGTCCAAGCGCCGCAGCCTGCTGGATTACCTGAAGAAGAACGACTCCGACCGCTACCGCGAAGTGATCGCGAAGCTCGGCATCCGTAAGTAA